In Tribolium castaneum strain GA2 chromosome 8, icTriCast1.1, whole genome shotgun sequence, the genomic window ACAATTTAGCCGACGCAACTTACAAAAAACTCCTCGAAAATTGTTTTGTCACCTTGACTGGTTTTCCAGAACCTCACAGTAACATAACCCCAAAGACAAACCAcatatttatacattttttcagACATTTCAACCCTTTACAACTCCAAACCCGaccaaattaatgaattatatGCAGCTTTATTGGCCCTAACTGCAAATTTGATCCAAACCGGACAAAATAAGGTAAATACGAgccaatttttaaacgaaTGTCACTTCAGTGCGAGCAAAACGGCcctatttttggatttttacgaaaaaaatcgctgCGAAATCGAAGTCAATCTTATCAATATTGGAAATCACTTGCCTCATGTTACGGACATTACGTGGAAAATTGATTACATAATTAAGGTgtgtttgttaattttttgtttttttaattttgatggaTTGTTTTAGTCGAGTTATTTGGACAGTAGTCAAGGCCCGCTCTTCAGAATTGGATTACAGACGGAAAAATATGATTGTGAAAATGAgggcaaaaaaattgattttattcaaTTCACTTGTGATAGTCAGGAATTACAGGATTTGGTTAATAAACTCAAAGACGCTGTGAGGCATTGCCAAAGAATCGGAAGTGAACATTAAGTGATTACTTTATCATTcctttttattgaaatttatttgattattatGTAAATGTGGACTAGTTGATAATTATTTGTATAAAAGGCTTTACATACACCttaaataaatctaaaaatgtatttgtttgttttattttgtgcttTTATCGCGTCAGGTAagctaaaaatttgacaaatggCATAACCTTAAATAAAGGGGCTTTCTGCGCCCCCTTTGAAGACGTAACCGAGGCAACAATGAGCGAAGAAAACAACACACAAcctgaaattttattacaagaggAAGACAATGCTGAAACAAGTAtaactcaaatttttaaatttgcaattATACGAGGGTCACTCGATTTGTGTTGTTCCAGCAAACGGGAAAAATCCTATACAGGAGTGGTTCGAAAATTTGGGCAAAAATATGTCGACCAATACGCAAAACACGAtgaataacataaataattggTTTACACAATTGGCacaaaataataatggtgGGCAAAATTTACCCACTATGTATATGGGTTCGTTCCAATTGGTCAAAATGCCCATGCCTCAAATTAGCGACGTTGTTAAAGGAATGGGAGATTTGGCGACGGTGGTTCAAACTTTGAATAAATTGGGtggaaaaaaatagtttttcttTGGTTGTTTATTGACTTAGTCGATTAATACTGAACTACAATATATAAATATGGCCGATTAGTATAATAAAACAGTCCCCGAGTAAACGACTggccttaattaattaatta contains:
- the LOC100142004 gene encoding COMM domain-containing protein 3 isoform X2 — encoded protein: MTSGKMREKLKKSLVLANNLADATYKKLLENCFVTLTGFPEPHNISTLYNSKPDQINELYAALLALTANLIQTGQNKVNTSQFLNECHFSASKTALFLDFYEKNRCEIEVNLINIGNHLPHVTDITWKIDYIIKSSYLDSSQGPLFRIGLQTEKYDCENEGKKIDFIQFTCDSQELQDLVNKLKDAVRHCQRIGSEH
- the LOC100142004 gene encoding uncharacterized protein LOC100142004 isoform X1, giving the protein MTSGKMREKLKKSLVLANNLADATYKKLLENCFVTLTGFPEPHNISTLYNSKPDQINELYAALLALTANLIQTGQNKSSYLDSSQGPLFRIGLQTEKYDCENEGKKIDFIQFTCDSQELQDLVNKLKDAVRHCQRIGSEH
- the LOC103313320 gene encoding uncharacterized protein LOC103313320, which codes for MYLFVLFCAFIASGAFCAPFEDVTEATMSEENNTQPEILLQEEDNAETTNGKNPIQEWFENLGKNMSTNTQNTMNNINNWFTQLAQNNNGGQNLPTMYMGSFQLVKMPMPQISDVVKGMGDLATVVQTLNKLGGKK